One genomic segment of Candidatus Neomarinimicrobiota bacterium includes these proteins:
- a CDS encoding cyclophilin-like fold protein — MHIKIEWPSGKATAILKDTSTSRALLKAMPCTSRANIWGEEVYFSMPVDSDLEPDAQQVVPPGTVCFWVEGSSLAIPYGPTPISEGDECRLAAACNVVGELDGDPRTLASVKSGDSISVRLIDG; from the coding sequence ATGCACATCAAGATAGAGTGGCCTTCCGGCAAAGCCACTGCCATATTGAAGGATACATCTACCAGCCGGGCACTGCTCAAAGCAATGCCGTGTACCTCAAGAGCCAACATTTGGGGAGAAGAGGTCTACTTTTCCATGCCTGTCGATTCCGATCTGGAACCGGACGCCCAGCAGGTGGTTCCGCCCGGGACGGTCTGCTTCTGGGTGGAGGGAAGTTCCCTCGCTATTCCCTACGGCCCAACGCCGATTTCGGAAGGCGATGAGTGCAGACTGGCGGCGGCGTGCAACGTAGTGGGAGAACTGGACGGAGACCCGCGGACACTCGCTTCCGTGAAAAGCGGGGACTCGATTTCCGTTCGCCTCATCGATGGCTGA
- a CDS encoding GyrI-like domain-containing protein, with translation MTAKLDLKKKLKHLYSPSKKEVVLVDVPPMNFLMIDGKGDPNTSESYRQALEALYGVAYTLKFDLKKRGVGPDFTVMPLEGLWWMEGREDFDPEDKDNWSWTSMILQPDHITTEHLTTAMDQLKEKKDPPALEQMRFEMHDEGLSAQIMHIGPYAEEGPTIEKLHRFVEEQGYKFHKKHHEIYLGDPRRTKPENLRTVIRHPVREA, from the coding sequence ATGACGGCTAAACTCGACCTGAAGAAAAAACTGAAACACCTCTACTCCCCGTCAAAGAAGGAAGTAGTTTTAGTAGATGTCCCTCCGATGAACTTCTTGATGATTGATGGAAAAGGAGACCCAAACACGTCAGAGAGCTATCGGCAGGCGCTGGAGGCTCTCTACGGCGTGGCGTACACCCTGAAGTTCGATCTCAAGAAGAGGGGAGTCGGGCCCGACTTCACGGTGATGCCGTTAGAAGGGCTTTGGTGGATGGAAGGCCGTGAAGATTTCGACCCGGAGGACAAAGATAACTGGTCGTGGACATCCATGATTTTGCAGCCGGATCATATCACGACCGAGCATCTGACCACGGCCATGGACCAACTGAAGGAAAAGAAGGATCCTCCGGCGCTGGAGCAGATGCGGTTCGAGATGCACGACGAAGGTCTCTCAGCGCAGATAATGCACATAGGCCCGTACGCCGAAGAAGGACCAACCATCGAGAAGCTTCACCGATTCGTAGAGGAACAGGGTTACAAATTTCACAAGAAGCACCACGAAATCTATCTCGGCGATCCCCGCCGGACGAAACCAGAAAACCTGCGAACGGTCATCCGTCACCCCGTGAGAGAGGCATAA
- a CDS encoding ectonucleotide pyrophosphatase/phosphodiesterase, whose protein sequence is MKFLFRFVLPLLLILPGCEDDAGLKNLAPTVLLISMDGFRWDYMERTNTPNLDYLVEHGVKAEALIPVFLTKTFPNHLTIVTGLYPENHGIVSNNMYDPEFDDWYYIGQGSEPVQDGRWYDGEPIWVTAAKQNQIAMTMFWPASEAEIMGLRPDEYYIYDGSIPNEDRVEQVLDWLDYPQKKRPTFLTVYFSDLDSWGHAYGPESTEMKSAIVEMDDRIGQLLEGLQKREMDDKVNIIITSDHGMVQLSRDQIIFLDDYISLDDATIVDWSPVTAIRPDEGKADLIYDTLKDVHENFHVYKKEEMPEHLHYREHRRIPSIIGISDEGWSVTTHDQFDSQPNWYTGGGHGYDPAYKSMHGIFIAHGSAFKENVTVEAFQNLHLYELMCHVLGLIPAENDGKLDSVLIVLRD, encoded by the coding sequence ATGAAATTTCTTTTTCGTTTCGTCCTACCGCTTCTCTTAATTCTACCGGGGTGTGAAGATGATGCTGGGCTCAAGAATCTAGCGCCCACTGTTCTTCTTATCTCCATGGACGGTTTCCGGTGGGACTACATGGAGCGGACAAACACTCCGAACCTCGACTATCTTGTGGAACACGGCGTAAAGGCGGAGGCACTCATTCCTGTCTTTCTCACCAAGACTTTTCCAAATCACCTCACCATCGTCACCGGCCTCTATCCTGAAAACCACGGCATCGTCAGTAACAACATGTATGATCCTGAGTTTGACGACTGGTATTATATTGGTCAGGGTAGCGAACCGGTACAAGACGGAAGGTGGTATGACGGCGAACCCATCTGGGTCACGGCGGCGAAGCAGAATCAGATCGCCATGACGATGTTCTGGCCCGCCTCCGAAGCGGAGATCATGGGCCTCCGGCCAGACGAGTATTATATCTATGACGGTTCTATTCCTAACGAAGACCGCGTGGAACAGGTCCTTGATTGGCTCGATTATCCTCAGAAAAAGCGGCCGACTTTTCTCACTGTCTACTTCAGCGATCTCGACAGCTGGGGACACGCCTACGGACCGGAATCGACTGAAATGAAATCAGCGATTGTTGAAATGGACGATAGGATCGGTCAACTATTAGAAGGCCTCCAGAAACGTGAAATGGATGACAAGGTCAATATAATTATCACCTCCGATCACGGCATGGTGCAGTTGAGTCGAGACCAAATAATCTTCCTGGACGACTACATCAGTCTAGACGATGCAACCATCGTGGACTGGTCTCCCGTTACAGCCATCCGGCCCGACGAAGGTAAGGCGGACCTAATCTACGATACGTTGAAGGATGTGCATGAAAACTTCCACGTGTACAAGAAGGAAGAGATGCCCGAACACCTTCACTACCGGGAGCACCGGAGAATTCCTTCAATTATCGGGATTTCTGATGAGGGGTGGTCTGTCACCACGCACGACCAATTCGACTCTCAACCAAACTGGTATACAGGCGGGGGCCACGGCTACGATCCCGCGTACAAATCGATGCACGGCATATTCATCGCTCACGGATCTGCCTTCAAGGAAAACGTGACGGTTGAGGCGTTCCAGAATCTCCATCTCTACGAACTGATGTGCCACGTCCTAGGGCTCATCCCGGCGGAGAATGATGGGAAGCTTGACTCAGTCCTCATCGTTCTCCGGGATTAG